The following coding sequences are from one Gossypium raimondii isolate GPD5lz chromosome 4, ASM2569854v1, whole genome shotgun sequence window:
- the LOC105779355 gene encoding uncharacterized protein LOC105779355: protein MSDWGPIIVALVLFVLLTPGLLFQVPGHHRCVEFGNFKTSGASILVHSLLYFGLICVFLLAIKVHLYLG, encoded by the coding sequence ATGTCGGACTGGGGTCCAATTATCGTGGCGTTGGTTCTTTTCGTGCTGCTAACGCCGGGGTTGTTGTTTCAAGTTCCCGGCCACCACAGGTGCGTAGAGTTCGGCAACTTTAAGACCAGTGGGGCTTCGATTCTCGTACATTCGTTGTTGTATTTTGGGCTCATTTGTGTGTTTTTGTTGGCTATTAAGGTTCATTTGTATTTAGGCTGA